Genomic DNA from Fibrobacterota bacterium:
CATCATCCTTCCAACGGGCGGCTGTGGCAGCCAGCTTTTCCCAGGGCCCGGGCGGCGTGAATAGGGGATGGCTGGCCACGGCGGCTTCCCAGGCCGCGCGATCGACGGCCGAGGGATGCGCCCGCGCCAAGCCGGCGTAGGCTTCCCGGGCGGCGGCATGGTTGTCGACCATCCACAATCCCACGGCATCGTTGACCAAGGCCCAACGCGATTCGGTAAGCGAATCGGAGTAGGCCCAATCGCGGGCCGCGGCCTCGGCAAAGGGGTTCCCGCGCACGAAGGTGAGAGAGGTATCCAGCCCGGCGGCCACCTCCGGGCGCACGCTCATGCGGTTCAGGGATTGCGCGCGCGGCCCGCCGGGCGCTCCCGCCTTCAAGATCCACAGACGTTGGCAAGGAACGGACAGGACGAAGGCGGCGAAGCGCCGGGCCAGCTCGGGATGAGGCGCCCCCTTGAAAATGGCGATGGGATCCGGCGTGGTTACCGTCCCTCCCGCGGGCAGGGTGAAGTCCACCCGCTCCCGGCCCAACTTCTCGATCAAGGACCAGGCATATTGGTCGATGGCGATCGTGTAAGCGGCTTCGCCGGCGGAGATGAGGGGCAGGACCGCCGAAGCGCCCTTGGTGAAATGCGAGGCGTTGGCGCAGATTCCCGCCAGGATGCGCCAACCCTTTTCCCACCCGTAACGCTGGAGGATGATCTCGTAAATGACATGCGCCGAACCGCTGCCGCGGGG
This window encodes:
- a CDS encoding extracellular solute-binding protein, which produces MSWVDQGGTSEDLRYVQARYAKTPEGIGIDLFFGGGTPPFRTLAKAGLLEPNSIGPEALAGIPEFLGGARIYSAAEGWYGAALSGFGILFNQALLQEKGLPRPTSWEDLAEPKADGWVAMVDPRGSGSAHVIYEIILQRYGWEKGWRILAGICANASHFTKGASAVLPLISAGEAAYTIAIDQYAWSLIEKLGRERVDFTLPAGGTVTTPDPIAIFKGAPHPELARRFAAFVLSVPCQRLWILKAGAPGGPRAQSLNRMSVRPEVAAGLDTSLTFVRGNPFAEAAARDWAYSDSLTESRWALVNDAVGLWMVDNHAAAREAYAGLARAHPSAVDRAAWEAAVASHPLFTPPGPWEKLAATAARWKDDAFRNATLADWATRLARTPGVSRKERP